One region of Triticum aestivum cultivar Chinese Spring chromosome 6B, IWGSC CS RefSeq v2.1, whole genome shotgun sequence genomic DNA includes:
- the LOC123138142 gene encoding zinc finger protein CONSTANS-LIKE 16, which translates to MGGSDQKAAGGAVGGKAARACDGCMRRWARWYCAADDAFLCQACDTSVHSANPLARRHERLRLRATSPLPAEGVAAVKGSPATTSKCLDVAPAWPKRKARTRRPPVKSVGQLLSRRLVVPEVGAGESSTSDERRAPEEEQLLYRVPVFDPALAEFCSPPPIDDSRHGEDVEGAVEDTKEHMATPSPVQELPDCFASFGPTDADLREFAADMEALLGQGLDDGNELEDSFYMEALGLISPPGEHGGRVKVEADGSLVSRSNGVLASGHDLKREFNGSPPTLVDDDDSFEHKTSTASNGDAVDDAQFLKRSLDLRLNYEAVMESWGSSPWTDGRRPSGQLDDLLLHDHAGMWTAGGGGRHGDAAWPPRPRTDEWREARVSRYREKRRTRLFAKKIRYEVRKLNAEKRPRMKGRFVKRTGGAAAAAPCAVT; encoded by the exons ATGGGTGGCTCGGACCAGAAGGCGGCCGGCGGGGCCGTGGGCGGCAAGGCGGCGCGCGCGTGCGACGGGTGCATGCGGCGGTGGGCCCGGTGGTACTGCGCGGCTGACGACGCTTTCTTGTGCCAGGCCTGCGACACGTCGGTGCACTCGGCGAACCCGCTCGCCAGGCGGCACGAGCGCCTCCGCCTGCGCGCGACGTCCCCGCTGCCGGCCGAGGGCGTGGCCGCGGTGAAGGGGTCGCCGGCGACGACGTCCAAGTGCCTTGACGTCGCGCCGGCGTGGCCGAAGCGGAAGGCGCGCACTCGGCGGCCGCCGGTCAAGAGCGTCGGGCAGCTGCTGTCGAGGCGCCTCGTGGTGCCCGAGGTGGGAGCCGGGGAGTCCTCCACATCGGACGAGCGGAGGGCGcccgaggaggagcagctgctctaCCGCGTGCCGGTCTTTGACCCCGCCCTCGCCGAGTTCTGCTCGCCGCCGCCGATCGATGACTCACGCCACGGTGAGGACGTCGAAGGCGCCGTGGAGGACACGAAGGAGCACATGGCCACACCGTCCCCCGTGCAGGAGCTCCCCGATTGTTTTGCCAGTTTCGGCCCGACGGACGCCGATCTCAGGGAGTTCGCGGCCGACATGGAAGCGCTCCTCGGCCAAGGCCTGGACGACGGCAACGAGCTGGAGGACTCGTTCTACATGGAGGCCCTAGGGCTCATATCGCCGCCGGGGGAACACGGCGGGCGGGTAAAGGTGGAGGCCGACGGCAGCCTTGTCTCCCGAAGCAACGGCGTTCTGGCGTCTGGCCATGACCTGAAGCGGGAGTTCAACGGCAGCCCGCCGACACTGGTGGATGACGACGACAGTTTCGAGCACAAGACGTCGACGGCGAGCAACGGAGACGCCGTTGACGATGCGCAGTTCTTGAAGAGGAGCCTGGATCTTAGGCTGAACTACGAGGCGGTCATGGAGAGCTGGGGCAGCTCGCCGTGGACCGACGGCCGGCGGCCGTCCGGCCAGCTCGACGACTTGTTGCTCCACGACCACGCG GGCATGTggacggccggaggaggaggacggcaTGGCGATGCGGCGTGGCCGCCGAGGCCAAGGACGGACGAGTGGCGGGAGGCGCGGGTGTCGCGGTACCGGGAGAAGCGGCGGACACGGCTGTTCGCCAAGAAAATACGCTACGAGGTGCGGAAGCTGAACGCGGAGAAGCGGCCCCGGATGAAGGGCCGCTTCGTCAAGCGCACCGGcggcgcggccgccgccgccccgtgcgcCGTCACCTGA